In Carya illinoinensis cultivar Pawnee chromosome 9, C.illinoinensisPawnee_v1, whole genome shotgun sequence, the following are encoded in one genomic region:
- the LOC122275905 gene encoding uncharacterized protein LOC122275905: protein MDHHIRADGESYGGDQPSTSTPPVNSNFEDLVADARRPLYPSCTKFSKLSFIVKLLHIKSIGGWTVKSFDMVLKLLQEAFPDALFPDSYNDARRLERGLGFSYEKIHVCPNDCTLFWKENASYNDCPKCGASRWEQSTIQGRRIPQKVLRHFPLKPRLQRLYMSKKTAQDMRWHVDGHVDDLTCMRHPSDSKAWKDFDKKHMPFSTDPRNVRLGLASDGFNPFNNMSRPYSIWPVLLVPYNLPPWLCMKEPYTMLSLLIPGPKSPGNDIDVFLRPLLDELKELWEEGIRTYDAYSKQHFMLHAALLWTINDFPAYANLSGWSTKGKMACPHCMTDTNSQWLVYGRKHCYLGHRRWLAPDHSWRRKKNAFNGHEEHNLPPSRVQEEQLLQQLSQVSHLQFGKSSTKRKRTPNHLNWTKKSIFFELPYWLSLGLRHNLDVMHIEKNICDNVVGTLLNIEGKTKDSANARKDLVNLGIRKELHLQQNGESITMGLGCYMLNLNERRAFCEWLSKVKFPNGFASNIARCVNVHEGKISGMKSHDCHVFMQALLPVVIGGFLRADVRQALLELSWFFKELCSRTLNLPVLHRLHANIPLILCKLEMIFPPAFFDIMVHLSIHLPEEALLAGPVQYRWMYPFERYLGKFKRYVRNRARPEGSIAEAYVHLECLTFCSMYLHDIETKFNREERNSDVLNSSAEEGNRASLSVFSQKVRPLGTGHHHKLADILMVKARWEHYNKMKEENPDNIDRRHQSQFPSWFRARIRELRAVRPTEVSDDIYALACGPDPWVASYAGCIMNGVRFHSMERERHRRTQNSGVAVHGEHRGSTVDFYGVLHDIIEMRYMGWRKVYLFQCCWYDVGDPRRGIRVRDHLTLVNTARQWYKDEPFALACQASQVFYLSDPILGGSWQVVHKVTSRNVYNLRAMTPVEDALDDGESSWDDSDDDLRNALDNYPPTLDVDEAMPDPLNRLGEEHLLVETTNISRPDPAQSIDDDVDSNPDPGDDEMGCWRT, encoded by the exons ATGGATCATCATATCAGAGCTGACGGTGAATCTTATGGTGGCGATCAGCCCTCCACCTCTACTCCTCCTGTGAACTCTAATTTCGAGGACTTGGTAGCTGATGCACGACGTCCACTTTATCCTTCATGTACTAAGTTCTCAAAGCTATCATTCATCGTTAAGCTGCTTCACATCAAGAGCATAGGTGGGTGGACCGTGAAGTCTTTTGATATGGTCCTAAAGCTCTTGCAAGAGGCATTTCCTGATGCTCTATTCCCTGATTCATATAATGATGCCCGTCGCTTGGAGCGGGGATTGGGATTTAGTTACGAAAAGATTCATGTCTGCCCAAATGATTGTACcttgttttggaaggaaaatgcatcgTACAATGATTGCCCTAAATGTGGAGCATCTAGGTGGGAGCAGAGCACAATTCAGGGCCGAAGGATACCACAAAAAGTACTCCGACATTTTCCCCTTAAGCCGCGCTTGCAGAGGCTATATATGTCAAAGAAGACAGCCCAAGACATGAGATGGCATGTAGATGGGCATGTTGACGATCTGACGTGCATGCGACACCCATCAGATTCGAAGGCTTGGAAGGACTTTGATAAGAAACATATGCCATTTTCCACAGATCCTCGCAATGTTAGACTTGGTTTGGCCAGTGATGGGTTTAACCCATTCAACAACATGAGTAGACcgtatagcatttggccagtacTGCTTGTGCCGTACAACTTGCCCCCCTGGCTATGCATGAAAGAACCATACACTATGCTCTCGTTGCTAATACCTGGCCCTAAGTCACCAGGTAATGATATTGATGTCTTTCTGCGTCCTCTACTCGATGAGTTGAAGGAGTTATGGGAAGAGGGTATTCGTACGTATGATGCATACAGCAAACAACACTTTATGTTGCATGCAGCGCTACtctggacaatcaatgacttccCCGCATATGCCAATCTTTCTGGGTGGAGTACAAAGGGCAAGATGGCATGCCCCCATTGCATGActgacacaaattcacaatggtTGGTATATGGCCGCAAGCATTGCTATTTGGGTCATCGACGATGGTTGGCCCCAGATCACAGTTGGAGAcggaaaaaaaatgcttttaatggACATGAAGAGCACAATCTCCCCCCATCAAGGGTCCAGGAagagcaattgctacaacaattgAGTCAAGTGTCCCATCTTCAGTTTGGTAAATCTTCTACCAAAAGGAAACGAACTCCCAATCATCTTAATTGGACGAAAAAgtcaatattttttgaacttcctTACTGGTTATCCTTAGGTTTGAGACATAATCTGGACGTCATGCATATAGAGAAAAACATATGCGATAACGTTGTTGGAACATTGTTGAATATTGAAGGTAAAACTAAGGACTCTGCCAATGCACGTAAAGATTTGGTCAATCTTGGAATAAGGAAAGAATTGCATTTACAACAAAATGGCGAGTCTATAACCATGGGTCTTGGATGCTAcatgttaaatttaaatgagCGAAGGGCTTTTTGTGAGTGGTTGTCAAAAGTTAAATTCCCTAATGGGTTCGCATCGAATATTGCTCGGTGTGTCAATGTTCATGAGGGAAAGATCAGTGGAATGAAGAGCCATGATTGTCACGTATTTATGCAAGCACTGTTGCCGGTTGTTATTGGTGGGTTCTTACGGGCCGACGTGCGTCAAGCCTTACTAGAGTTGTCTTGgttcttcaaagaattatgttcCCGAACTTTGAACTTACCAGTGTTGCATCGTCTTCATGCTAATATTCCCTTGATTCTCTgcaaattagaaatgatattccctccagctttttttgatatcatggtGCACCTCTCTATTCACTTGCCAGAGGAGGCTCTACTTGCAGGACCCGTGCAAtacagatggatgtatccttttgagaggtacttaggaaagttcaagcGGTACGTCCGCAACAGAGCCCGTCCTGAAGGCTCAATTGCTGAGGCATATGTGCATCTCGAGTGCCTTACATTCTGCTCTATGTACCTCCATGATATAGAAACTAAGTTTAATAGAGAGGAACGCAATAGTGATGTACTTAACAGTTCTGCTGAGGAGGGGAATAGGGCAAGTTTATCGGTTTTCTCACAGAAAGTTAGACCATTGGGGACAGGGCACCACCACAAATTAGCCGACATACTAATGGTCAAGGCCCGATG GGAGCACTATaacaagatgaaagaagagAACCCTGATAACATCGATCGTAGGCACCAGAGTCAATTTCCATCGTGGTTCAGGGCACGG ATTCGAGAGCTACGTGCAGTTAGGCCAACAGAGGTATCCGACGACATATATGCATTAGCATGTGGTCCAGATCCATGGGTCGCATCTTATGCTGGATGCATAATGAATGGTGTTCGATTCCATTCAATGGAGCGTGAAAGGCATCGCCGCACTCAAAACAGTGGGGTTGCGGTGCATGGCGAGCATCGGGGATCCACCGTTGACTTCTACGGAGTGTTGCATGATATTATAGAAATgcgctacatgggttggcgtaagGTTTATCTATTTCAATGCTGTTGGTATGATGTTGGCGACCCGAGAAGGGGGATACGGGTTAGGGACCACTTAACGTTGGTGAATACTGCTAGGCAgtggtataaagatgagccgTTTGCCCTTGCGTGCCAAGCAAGTCAAGTATTTTATTTGTCCGATCCAATTTTGGGTGGAAGTTGGCAGGTCGTCCATAAGGTAACAAGTAGAAATGTTTACAACCTTCGCGCAATGACGCCTGTTGAGGATGCGCTTGATGATGGTGAGTCATCATGGGATGACTCAGACGATGACCTTCGTAATGCACTAGACAACTATCCCCCTACTCTTGATGTTGATGAAGCCATGCCCGATCCATTGAACCGACTCGGTGAAGAGCATTTGCTAGTTGAGACAACAAATATCTCGCGTCCAGACCCGGCCCAATCAATCGACGATGATGTCGACTCCAATCCTGACCCAGGTGACGATGAAATGGGTTGTTGGAGGACATAA
- the LOC122277374 gene encoding E3 ubiquitin-protein ligase PUB24-like codes for MYLCSFMDDIEVPQYFLCPISLQIMKDPVTVITGITYDRESIEHWLFTSKKTTCPVSKQALPKGSDLTPNHTLRRLIQAWCTQNASHGIDRIPTPKPPLDKFQVLKLIKHLRQPQLQLKTLRKLELLASENDKNRSHMLDAGVPKAMLLFIATRFKEGQTDGLEEAFSVLNSIPIPSAEAKQLLMENDHIIDSLTWVLGCEMENQELTVKSHAMIVLKTITTDPSSRILERLEPEFFNTIARFLRSGTTRQGSNAALNVLLAACDWGRNRMMMVEAGIVFELIELELGLPEKRTTELILGILFHLCSFADGRAQFLSHRGSIAVVSNRISRVSPAADDRAVLILSIICKFSGTNMVIQEMLKVGAVSRLCSLLQANCDTYLKDTARKILKSHSDEWKDSPCIGVPN; via the coding sequence ATGTATTTGTGTTCATTCATGGATGACATTGAAGTTCCTCAGTATTTCCTTTGCCCTATATCCCTCCAAATAATGAAAGACCCAGTGACAGTCATAACAGGCATCACCTACGACCGAGAAAGCATTGAACACTGGCTATTCACCAGCAAGAAAACCACATGTCCGGTCAGCAAACAGGCCTTGCCAAAAGGCTCCGACTTAACCCCTAATCACACACTACGCCGCCTTATTCAGGCCTGGTGCACCCAAAATGCCTCGCATGGCATCGATCGGATTCCCACACCGAAACCTCCTCTCGACAAGTTTCAAGTCCTCAAACTGATTAAGCATCTTCGGCAACCTCAGTTACAGCTGAAAACCCTTAGAAAATTGGAGTTGCTGGCATCCGAAAATGATAAGAATAGGAGTCATATGCTTGACGCCGGAGTGCCAAAAGCCATGTTGTTGTTTATTGCGACCCGTTTCAAGGAAGGCCAAACTGATGGCCTTGAAGAAGCTTTTAGTGTACTCAATTCTATCCCGATTCCTTCAGCTGAAGCAAAGCAACTTCTTATGGAAAACGATCATATTATCGATTCTTTGACGTGGGTCCTTGGTTGCGAAATGGAAAACCAAGAACTCACTGTGAAATCCCATGCGATGATAGTGTTGAAAACAATCACCACAGATCCGAGCTCACGTATTCTAGAAAGATTGGAACCCGAATTCTTCAACACGATTGCGAGATTTTTAAGAAGTGGGACCACTCGACAAGGATCTAATGCCGCTTTGAATGTGCTGTTAGCTGCTTGTGATTGGGGTAGAAATCGAATGATGATGGTTGAAGCAGGCATAGTTTTCGAGCTCATCGAACTTGAGTTGGGATTGCCCGAAAAGAGAACGACAGAGCTCATTTTAGGAATATTATTTCATCTATGTTCCTTCGCCGACGGGAGAGCTCAGTTTCTGAGTCATAGAGGAAGTATTGCCGTGGTCTCAAACAGGATCTCGAGGGTTTCACCGGCAGCCGATGATCGTGCGGTTCTGATCCTTTCAATAATATGTAAGTTCTCAGGGACAAATATGGTGATTCAGGAGATGTTGAAGGTTGGAGCAGTATCAAGGCTTTGTTCATTGCTCCAAGCTAACTGTGACACATATTTGAAAGACACAGCAAGGAAAATCCTCAAGTCACACTCTGATGAGTGGAAGGATTCTCCTTGCATTGGTGTTCCTAATTAA